One Plasmodium cynomolgi strain B DNA, chromosome 12, whole genome shotgun sequence genomic region harbors:
- a CDS encoding hypothetical protein (putative) — MEVYIQMVGCHKLAVPPSLRLFVNGEFTLFNCGENMQRFLNEHKLHVVKTRNIFFTKINPETIGGLVGLLLTIDNIANSNISIYGPKPIEQIVNNFKCSFAKLKNIKLQVHEFCESIPVVLKGNVVITPIVLQEKGESDMPNQCVEEVDHIEGKIAPESADTHCGGTNHSREGGAVKHGSSGGIRLDNFKKRRLQEGYTPNGDNQEGSHENVEADEKVPPNGETHRTDRPSEEIPKGNQLDRELIYEEGLPSTAEDERNDKGTKPEKGQVKKKFSTICYAIECPQTIGKFHVEKAKSLNIPPGKYYGILKSGKPITLNNKVIKPEDVCDKNIDGRKALVIDLEDVADVKYLLDELTSKENFYLKNLEYIFHLSGEEITNMENYKKIFLSLKNVKNVKCNQSSSSLKYKADTPLYDLCHASADDDDGKEGGILASTAKEGGPTCQIGNSSQKGSASYGPTAGDLKEVEKEVEKEVEKEVEKEVEKEVEKDAEKKVEKDAANQSEWEQGDSYLVYNPLSKFVLHPFHKVSISTEEMLRELYPTIFNSAKISNVLSHNEDLLKRFEHFNTRATQSYLKFPSFYFLGTGCSMPSTFRNVSGIILNVEENFRIVLDFGEGSLYQLYWMSQSWLHFSKTIKSIK; from the exons atggaggtgtACATACAAATGGTAGGGTGTCACAAGCTGGCAGTGCCTCCGAGCCTGCGCCTATTTGTGAACGGAGAATTCACGCTGTTTAACTGTGGAGAAAACATGCAAAGATTTTTGAACGAGCATAAGTTACATGTCGTTAAAAcaaggaatatattttttacgaaaattaATCCAGAAACGATTGGAGGGTTAGTCGGTCTCCTCCTAACCATAGACAACATAGCAAATAGTAACATATCGATTTATGGACCCAAGCCGATAGAACAGATAGTTAACAATTTCAAGTGTTCCTTTGCGAaactgaaaaatataaaattacaaGTACACGAATTTTGTGAAAGCATTCCAGTAGTTTTAAAGGGAAACGTTGTTATAACCCCAATAGTgttacaagaaaaaggagaaagtgaCATGCCCAACCAGTGCGTAGAAGAAGTGGATCAtattgaaggaaaaatagcTCCTGAATCGGCTGACACGCATTGTGGGGGAACGAACCACTCACGTGAAGGGGGCGCAGTAAAACATGGCTCGTCTGGGGGAATCCGCTTGGATAATTTTAAGAAGAGGAGGCTGCAGGAGGGGTACACCCCGAATGGGGACAATCAGGAGGGTAGCCACGAAAATGTAGAAGCAGACGAGAAagtccccccaaatggagaaaccCACCGAACAGACCGCCCCAGTGAAGAAATTCCTAAGGGAAACCAGCTCGATAGAGAGCTTATTTACGAAGAGGGACTCCCTAGCACTGCAGAAGACGAACGAAATGACAAAGGGACCAAACCAGAGAAGGGCCAAGTTAAGAAAAAGTTCAGCACCATTTGCTATGCAATTGAGTGTCCACAAACAATTGGAAAATTCCACGTCGAAAAGGCAAAGAGCTTAAATATCCCACCAGGAAAATACTACGGAATACTAAAATCTGGAAAGCCCATTACGTTAAATAATAAAGTAATCAAGCCTGAAGACGTGTGCGATAAAAACATAGACGGAAGGAAGGCCCTAGTTATTGATTTAGAGGATGTTGCtgatgtaaaatatttgttgGACGAACTTACCAGTAAGgagaatttttatttaaaaaatttggaatacatttttcatttatctgGGGAAGAAATTACCAATatggaaaattataaaaaaatttttttaagtttaaaaaatgtgaaaaatgttAAATGCAATCAATCCAGTAGTTCTTTGAAA tacaAGGCGGACACCCCCTTGTACGATCTTTGCCACGCATCAGcagatgatgatgatgggAAGGAAGGCGGAATACTGGCTTCAACTGCGAAGGAGGGTGGGCCTACATGTCAAATAGGTAATTCCTCCCAAAAGGGGAGCGCCTCATATGGTCCTACCGCGGGGGATTTAAAAGAAGTGGAGAAAGAGGTGGAGAAAGAGGTGGAGAAAGAAGTGGAGAAAGAGGTGGAGAAAGAAGTGGAGAAAGACGCggagaaaaaagtggagaaagaCGCGGCGAACCAATCTGAGTGGGAACAAGGCGATTCCTACCTTGTGTACAACCCACTGAGCAAATTTGTTCTGCACCCGTTTCACAAAGTTAGCATAAGCACGGAAGAGATGCTGCGCGAATTATATCcaactatttttaattccgCGAAAATATCAAACGTGTTAAGTCATAATGAAGATTTGCTGAAGCGATTTGAGCATTTTAACACTAGAGCAACGCAGAGTTACTTAAAATTTCcatccttttattttctcggTACTGGTTGTTCAATGCCCTCAACGTTTCGAAACGTTTCTGGTATCATTTTAAAcgttgaagaaaatttcagAATTGTCTTAGATTTTGGAGAGGGCTCCCTCTACCAGCTGTACTGGATGAGCCAGTCGTGGCTCCACTTTTCCAAGACCATTAAGTCGATTAAGTAA
- a CDS encoding calcium/potassium channel (putative) codes for MKSGLLSINDVLFLLVNIFKYFLIALNGLYLYKLPCSAKENMDFVGAIICILIGVAIKITVIAIYCTYFMDIYMLRKCRRKNFLKLCNFSSVNRSGNTWVLESDDFEYKKLIKKFFFKKVYYSLRKKHKRMELYMLKIYNSTFNYYFCNVRDVLYAFIWYISLYYWRRDTYDTIWNFDNIPTYIHNILIVLLSSSYIDLVMVILSYSKSKCYLMKSKLLIDAFFSAPSVFFFSKYLFVLDNKIDIYFIMGFLRNIKIFLNVSYARVEQNSILTNTEIKIVRIVLGVLLLCNAFASTVYTIQAIHPYNLENGNFSYFLNSYLDYFYFSIISISTVGYGDIFPINKLSKVVCIIFIFWTFIWVPIQFNDLIISIFSKKKTYGKVSMNSQKFILLIGEVEPQQLNVFLFESIAYGNKLKFHILTTYPISSYKEQIKIADHFCISLYIKSFDLNEKQNTNLLYSINAQNAGHYNIDTKSFTRLLILKXFLHGKKNAVIELRNKSVSNVVKSIGWENFIIVNLKHSLIVKNAKYPGVITLILNLFTAYKYEPECDALDDMRDSFSSLKYIGEYIRGSQTKIFSFFVHKNMVGLKFDKLFYKLYESLGIILIGIETDNGMVPHVRRNCSANKVANFVKGKKARREKFKLVFLNLLRRYSHSCNAAYTERPFRKQRAIWNSIQSGHTMGRRIKRDLTEPSNLLKMNLGYHSNGGKDNFRSLIGECETYRIRGNKAQGNMSHRRRKNKHESISSEGNICINISKGNSRSNSRSNSTSNKLRERCTNKGEPHMEDLKKWDYNIIHAKTNNKWGYDTNISKNTKQLKCYLNLLGTNYSMRENDKCVVIANSKKVIKYLSMAKSLFWLFEIKSKKEKNISYDLKSVIKTKKTFNKYLTVNLRRKMPTTSHGHNRSLVYKGANLIAINYHDLFSSYKISRVFSKRSYPFGKKIKTVKYVGGHDTHDLISWGGCPNIICSVGGCQGRGDKNGNSQKGNYQDGEKCVGSTHVPPCDSNNWAFNGCNFISCIQYGCNVDTRVGRHTEGDTIVASSRYLESNTGRFRVSNPTNSLALSYAEMRTFENAVDNSVSQNSYVDPQLVNSHHAEVWKKYGHYFFHKKKLKKKNYLNNCVNFLKREETGKDRATQNGLNNAHKDSLKDSLKDGLSDGFNDAFKSAIAYSYEEACEKYFPRGRRNKLLLIINCTSNTIELIKMVNHKCTYNVVILTDEVPTINMYDLCKYNVVFIKCKSLDDYNILNAGLMQAYYVIILPTDVNNADEINEIDMNNIILTRKMIHLMRKRKKSCYINNIMTELINPSNVIFLEENKMIKLKDKKSSYSDFFPYVNCSRFYSSNLICETMLYNFMAHHKSFTKFSVCNDTLESLIKQISVIYICDLSKYFDFSFKRIRTFRDLFYFLSKKNITAIGLYRRGDKNVPFYVYTKPSENCELKLDDMVYVL; via the exons ATGAAAAGCGGTTTGCTGTCTATAAACGATGTGCTCTTCTTACTGGTAAACATTTTCAAATACTTCCTGATTGCTTTGAACGGACTGTACCTGTATAAGTTACCATGCAGCGCTAAGGAGAACATGGACTTTGTGGGCGCCATAATATGTATCCTTATAGGTGTTGCGATAAAAATTACCGTTATAGCTATATACTGCACGTACTTTATGGACATTTATATGCTGAGAAAATGCAGgaggaaaaattttctaaaattgtGTAACTTTAGCAGTGTAAACAGGAGCGGAAACACATGGGTGCTAGAATCTGATGACTTTGAGTATAAAAAGTTAattaagaaatttttttttaagaaagtATACTATTcgttaaggaaaaaacataaacgtATGGAATTGTACATGctaaaaatttataacagTACATTTAATTACTACTTCTGTAACGTGAGGGATGTGCTTTACGCATTCATATGGTACATCAGTTTATACTACTGGAGGAGAGATACATACGACACGATCTGGAATTTTGACAACATACCGACATACATTCATAACATTTTGATTGTCCTCTTGTCCTCGTCCTACATCGATTTAGTGATGGTCATTCTGAGTTACAGCAAGTCTAAGTGTTATTTGATGAAGTCGAAATTGCTAATAGATGCGTTTTTCAGCGCACCAagtgtatttttcttttccaagTATCTTTTTGTTCTTGATAATAAGATAGACATATATTTCATAATGGGCTTTTTACGAAATATTAAGATATTTTTGAATGTGTCCTATGCGAGAGTGGAGCAGAACTCCATCTTAACCAATACAGAAATTAAAATCGTTCGAATTGTGCTAGGAGTTCTTTTGCTGTGTAACGCGTTCGCTTCAACCGTTTACACCATTCAGGCAATTCACCCTTACAATTTGGAAAACGGGAACTTCTCCTATTTTCTGAATAGCTATTTGGATTATTTCTACTTCTCCATAATCTCCATCTCGACTGTTGGGTATGGAGATATATTTCCCATTAACAAATTAAGCAAAGTAGTTtgtatcatttttatattctggACGTTCATTTGGGTTCCAATACAATTCAATGATTtgattatttccattttctctAAAAAGAAAACCTATGGTAAGGTTAGCATGAACAGTCAGAAGTTTATTCTGCTCATTGGAGAAGTGGAACCACAACAGTtaaatgttttccttttcgagtCTATTGCGTATGGAAACAAGCTAAAATTTCACATCCTTACTACTTACCCTATAAGTTCTTacaaagaacaaataaagaTAGCAGATCACTTTTGCATATCTCTGTATATTAAAAGCTTCGATttgaatgaaaaacaaaatacgAATTTGCTCTACAGTATCAACGCGCAAAATGC gGGGCATTACAACATAGACACAAAATCCTTTACAAGATTGTTAATTTTGAAGAANTTTTtacatgggaaaaaaaacgctgtCATTGAATTACGAAATAAGAGTGTTTCTAATGTTGTCAAGTCTATTGGCtgggaaaattttatcattgtCAATTTGAAGCATTCCTTAATTGTTAAGAATGCCAAGTACCCTGGGGTTATTACCCTAATATTAAACTTATTCACAGCATACAAATATGAGCCAGAGTGTGACGCGCTTGACGATATGCGTGATTCCTTCTCCTCTCTGAAATATATCGGTGAATATATCAGGGGATcccaaacaaaaattttctccttcttcgttCACAAAAATATGGTTGGACTCAAATTcgataaattattttacaaattgtATGAGTCCCTTGGCATTATTCTAATCGGCATCGAAACAGACAACGGGATGGTACCCCACGTTAGGCGCAATTGTTCTGCGAATAAAGTGGCAAACTTcgttaaggggaaaaaggcaagaagggaaaaatttaaacttGTCTTCCTGAACCTGTTAAGGAGGTATTCTCATTCGTGTAACGCCGCCTATACAGAACGACCGTTCCGAAAACAGAGAGCCATTTGGAATAGCATCCAAAGTGGTCACACCATGGGGAGAAGAATAAAGAGAGACTTAACGGAACCAtctaatttgttaaaaatgaacctGGGTTATCactcaaatgggggaaaagaTAATTTTAGGAGCTTGATCGGAGAATGTGAGACCTACCGCATCAGGGGGAACAAAGCACAGGGGAATATGTCCCATaggcgaagaaaaaacaaacatgAGAGTATCTCCAGCGAAGGAAATATTTGCATAAACATCAGTAAAGGTAACAGTAGAAGTAACAGTAGAAGTAACAGCACAAGTAACAAACTACGGGAGAGGTGCACCAACAAGGGGGAGCCACACATGGAAGACTTAAAAAAGTGGGACTACAACATAATTCACGCCAAGACAAATAACAAATGGGGATACGACACGAACATAAGTAAAAACACGAAACAGTTAAAATGCTACCTCAATTTGTTGGGGACAAATTACTCCATGAGGGAAAATGACAAATGTGTAGTTATTGCCAATTCTAAAAAGGTTATTAAGTACCTGTCCATGGCAAAAAGCCTCTTTTGGCTATTCGaaattaaaagtaaaaaagagaagaacatTTCTTACGATTTGAAGTCAGTCATAAAAACTAAGAAaacttttaataaatatttgacGGTGAATTTAAGGAGGAAAATGCCAACTACGTCTCATGGGCATAACAGAAGCCTGGTCTACAAAGGTGCAAATCTGATAGCCATAAATTACCACGACTTGTTTAGTAGCTACAAAATTTCGAGAgttttttcgaaaaggagttatccatttgggaaaaagaTCAAGACGGTTAAATATGTAGGGGGGCACGATACGCACGATTTGATAAGTTGGGGAGGTTGTCCTAACATCATTTGCAGTGTTGGAGGTTGCCAGGGGAGAggtgataaaaatgggaattctcaaaaagggaactaTCAAGATGGGGAGAAGTGCGTTGGATCAACTCATGTTCCCCCTTGTGATTCTAACAATTGGGCCTTTAACGGATGTAATTTTATCAGTTGCATTCAATACGGATGTAATGTTGACACTCGCGTGGGCAGACACACCGAGGGGGATACCATCGTGGCATCATCACGTTACTTGGAGAGCAACACCGGGAGATTTCGCGTGAGTAATCCCACAAACAGTCTTGCTTTGTCTTACGCAGAAATGCGTACTTTTGAAAATGCGGTAGACAACTCTGTGTCGCAGAACAGCTATGTAGACCCCCAACTCGTGAATTCACATCACGCAGAGGTTTGGAAAAAGTATGggcattattttttccacaaaaaaaaattaaaaaaaaaaaattatttaaataattgcgtgaattttttaaaaagagaagaaacaGGAAAGGATAGAGCTACACAAAATGGCCTCAACAATGCCCACAAGGATAGCCTTAAGGATAGCCTTAAGGATGGCCTCAGTGATGGCTTCAATGATGCCTTCAAAAGCGCGATAGCATATTCGTACGAAGAAGCCTGTGAAAAGTATTTCCCCCGAGggaggaggaacaaattATTGCTAATAATAAACTGCACGTCCAACACGATTGAGTtaatcaaaatggtgaaccATAAGTGTACATATAACGTAGTTATACTTACGGACGAAGTGCCAACTATCAATATGTACGACTTGTGTAAGTACAACGTcgtatttataaaatgcaaGTCTTTGGACGACTACAATATATTAAACGCTGGCCTTATGCAGGCCTATTACGTGATAATCCTGCCAACAGACGTAAACAATGCTGACGAAATAAACGAGATAGACATGaacaatataatattaacaaGGAAAATGATCCACTTAAtgcgcaaaagaaaaaagtctTGCTACATAAATAACATAATGACTGAGTTGATTAACCCCTCTAATGTTATCTttttggaagaaaataaaatgataaaattaaaggacAAGAAATCTTCTTACAgtgattttttcccttatgtAAATTGCTCCCGCTTTTATTCAAGCAATCTAATCTGCGAAACGATGCTGTACAATTTTATGGCGCACCATAAAAGCTTCACCAAATTTTCCGTGTGTAATGACACATTGGAAAGCCTCATAAAACAGATTAGcgtaatttatatatgtgacTTGAGCAagtattttgatttttcttttaaaagaattaggACCTTTCGCGATCTGTTTTATTTCTTATCCAAGAAGAATATCACTGCTATTGGTTTGTACAGGCGCGGCGACAAAAATGTTCCCTTCTACGTTTACACCAAGCCGAGCGAAAATTGCGAGCTGAAGCTGGACGACATGGTTTACGTTTTGTAG
- a CDS encoding hypothetical protein (putative), which produces MSPRWNVSKWLVKEEYKSQKFSKPFYLTKWGNFKTVYNQFSANSGAFNKFCDMNKLHENDIHFKK; this is translated from the coding sequence ATGTCCCCGAGATGGAATGTTAGTAAATGGTTGGTGAAGGAAGAATATAAATCGCAAAAGTTTAGTAAACCATTTTATTtgaccaaatgggggaattTCAAAACCGTTTACAACCAGTTTTCAGCCAACAGCGGagcttttaataaattttgcgACATGAACAAATTGCATGAGAACGacattcattttaaaaag